GAGCCATCCTTGATCGGTCCTGAACGGGGTGGCTCCAGGACCGATCTTCAGCTCATCCCAGTGATAGGTCACCGGTTTCATCACGACCCTCGACTCTCCCCAATGGATCAGGTCGGGAGAATAGGATATGTGTATGGACCAAGGTGATATCTCCGAATGAGGGCGGTCAAGACGAGCATATCGCCCGTCAAACTTCTGGGGGAAGATGACCACATTTCGCATGTCCGGTTGGGAAATAAGAGCCATACGCTCGACACTCTTAAAATCCGTGGTTCGTGCCAGGGCAATCCTCACTCCATGTCTGGAGTAAGCGCTGTAGGTAAGCAGATACTCGTCATCTATGGCACAGATACGCAGATCCTCGACCCCATACTCTTCGTATTCGGCGAAGACGCCTTGTTTTGCAGGAACAAGGAAAGGCTCCGGACGCACGGTAAAGGAGTAACCCTCTTCGCTTTCCGCCAGACCGATGACACACCGGCCGTTTAAAAGATGGGAACGGAAGAGCATCACGTACCTCCCGTCATGTTTGACCATCCCGGCATTATGAACGGTAGAGACGGGGTAGGGTACGTCATCACAGGTCAGAATGGGGTTCTTTTCATACCTTCGAACCACAGGATTTTTCAAGACCATCTCCTCTACTTCCGACCGAAGTCATCCTCGATCCTTACAATATCATCCTCACCGAAATAGTCTCCCATTTGTACCTCAATAAAGGCCATGTTCTCCTTTGTCGGATTTTCGATACGATGGACACCCCCCCTCGGGATGTCTATGGAATCGCCTTTATTGAGCCGGATCTGTTTCCCATCCAATGTGACCAGGCCCTCACCATATACCGCAGTCCAATGCTCGGCACGACGCTGGTGCTTCTGGAGGCTCAGCCGCTTTCCGGGATAGACCACGATACGTTTGACTTTGTGGTCCGGTTTGTCGGAAAGGATCGTGTAGTATCCCCACGGACGATGGTCCTCACGTTTTGTCAATTCAAGGATCTGCTCGTAAACTTGAATGTAATCATTCACCATACGCTCAGCAGAAAAGTTCTTCTCCACAAACCCGCGGCAGGCCGAGCGGTCTATTGCAGACAACTCTTTCACGGCGTCAACCGCCTCCTCAACATTGGAGACCAGGAAACCATTCACACCATGCCGAATCAGCTCCGGCATACTGCCCCGGTTAAAAGCAATCACCGGCGTCCCACAGCACATGGCCTCAATAATGGAAAGACCGAAGGGCTCCTCAAAACTGATAGGGTGTAACAAAGCGCATGCCTTGCCGAGGAGTTTATCCCTCTGCTCCGGACCCACGCTTCCCACATAGGTGACATGATCACCATCGATATGAGGCTTCACCTCTAATTCAAAATAAGCCTCGTCCTGAATCACACCGGCCATGATGAGTTTCTTGCCTGCGGCCCTGGCAATTTCGATTGCCTCTTTGGCTCCTTTTTCCGGGTGGATCCGGCCGAAGAAGAGAAGCGTGTCCTCAGGTTCAGGTACGAAAGTAAAGCCATCGAGGTCAATACCGTGGTGGATCGTAGCAATGTAGTTCAGATTCGGTGAACGGTCGGCCTCGCTAATGGCAACATAGAAGGTCTTTTCGTTATATTTTTCATAAACAGGCAGGATGCGGGGGGATGAAAAGCCGTGAATCGTTGTGAGAACAGGCGTCGTCACCAGCTTGCTGTATGTCAAAGGGAGAAAATCAAAATGGTTGTGAATCAGGTCAAATTCATCGGCCCGGTCAAAGAGTTCGGAAATGTGGAGGCACTCCCAGACCTTGGGTTCGATCTGCCTGTTCTCTTCGTAGCCTCCTTTGCAGACGGCATGGAGTTGCCCCTTTGTGATGGAGTCCGCCGTGGCAAAAAGGGTCACGTCGACCCCTTTGGCGATCAGCCCCTCCGTCAACAGAGACACGACACTTTCCCATGGTCCGTAATGTCGTGGAGGCGTTCTCCAAGCAATCGGTGAAAGCATCGCTATGCGCATAAGGTATATGTAACCTATATTCCGATTGACAGCAAGGTTTTTCCCCTCATAGGGGAAGAAGAACCGCCACAGCCCATCCAAAACCGACGAGAAAATTGATCCTTCGATAGTATGAATACCGGGAAATCTAACACTCGCTCAGAAATATGTCAAACTGAAACATGATGGCCGGGATCCTGGTTCACATTCGCCATACGGCGCTTACCGATAAGGCTCTAATGCGGCAGAGTTATGGATTCAAAGAGGTCGTGGTCGGTCCGGATCGGAGTTCTTCAGGGATTCCAATGCTTCCACATCGGCCAAATCCTTGGTTCTTCCTGACGTCCTCTTGTTTCGAATGAGGTCGTCAATCGAAAGAATATGCACTTCGATTCCCTCAATGTTCAGAGACAGTGACCTTCGATACGTCTCCTCAAACTGAAGTCCGGATGCCGCGGTGATGATGTCGATTCGCCTCGGGGCAACTCCGATCTGGAAAATGGTCCCATCCTTCTGAAGGTCTTCTTTGGTCAGATTGTGCAGCGGGGCGCCGAAGCGGCGCAATGCCCGTAATACGGCATCAGCGTTCTGAGGTGACGGCATGACCCAAATGTCTATGTCCATGGTGGCCCGGGGATAACCGTGGGCTGCCATGGCATAGGCGCCGACGAGGAGGAACCTAACCTTCTCGTCGGACAAGACTTGTAATATGTCTTTGTAGTCTTCGTTCAGCATCGTGCTTTTTACTCAGGGATGATATCTCTTGGGTCAGAATCCAGACGAGCTTAATGCGGTCTGCCGGCGTGCCGGGGACGAAGTCGTCGTTCCGTCGGTCCGACATTCGGTATATGGCTGTGTGCTTCCTGTTCATGCTCTCAATCTACCCTGCTCTTTAAAATAATTTTTTGTGATTATATCTTTGGGGAATTGCGCATGTCAAGAATAATCCTGGAAGGACGCCTGGTGTTCGCTTCGTGGTCCTGTTCGTAAATAGGGTGACGTGCCGAGAGGGTCTCCAATGGAAGGATGAAGCAAGTGCCACGGAAGCGGTTTAGTTCAACAGGGTTTTCTATTGTCGAAATCCTTTTTTAATGATATAAATGCAATCCTGATGACAAAAATTTCCCTGTTGGTTATCGTTTCCGTCATGATTCAGTTGGCCGCGGCATTCCTGGCCTTCCGCATGATCAAGGTCTCGAGGCACGTCCCAGGCTGGATCCTGATCTCTCTCGCCCTTTTTCTCATGGGAGTCCGGCGGATCGCCTCCCTCATGGGTTATCATCTGCCGGGAGCTGAACACTTCAGGGGGGGAACCCCGGAGACCATCGCCTTGGTCATTTCCATCCTGATGCTCTGCGGCGTCGTCCTGATACGGCGCTATTTCATCCATCAAAACCGGCAGGAAGAACGCCTTCTCGAATCGGAAAAGCGCTACAAAACCCTGTCGGATCAGCTCGAACAACGGGTAGAAGAGAGAACCCGGGAACTCCAGAATACCATTCAGACCCTTCAGGAGTGCCGGCGGATCAAAAGCGATTTTCTGGGCAGGATGTCCCACGAGCTCCGGACGCCGCTCAACTCCGTCATCGGTTTTTCAGACGTTCTTTTGAACGGCATGGATGGAGAACTCACCAGTGAACAGAAAAAAGACGTCGAGATGATCTTCCACAGCGCTCAGCATCTTCTTCAACTAATCGATGATATCCTTGACCAATACAGACATGAATCAGGGAAGGAGACACCGGACGCAGGCAAGGCGGGAAGTCCGGAAATCCCGGACGACGTTCATTGAGGTTTTTTGAGCACGCGGCTATGGCGAAACACAAACCTTGGGCAATGACGGTCATTCTCCTCTCAGCCATCCTGGGCGGAGCGGCGGCGGGGTGGGTGGTTTCACGTTTCATGAACCTCCCTCAAGTCGAGAGCCTTGAGGAATATCATCCGAGTGAGGCTTCACACATTTTTTCCGATGACGGAACGCTCATGGATGAACTCTTCATCGAGAGAAGGGAGGTCGTCCCCTTGGACCGGATCCCGCTTCACCTCAGAGAGGCCGTAATCGCCGTTGAGGACTCCCGTTTCTATTCTCACCACGGAATCGATTTTCAAGGCATCGCGAGGGCCATGGCCAGCAACCTCATGGCCGGCCGTGTGGTTCAGGGGGGAAGCACCATCTCACAGCAGCTCAGCAAGGTTCTGTTTTTTTCGCCTGAAAAGTCCCTCCTCCGGAAAATCAAGGAGGCGATCGTCACCCTGCAAATCGAGAAACGCTATACCAAAGATCAGATCCTGGGTCTGTATCTCAACCAGATCTATCTGGGCATGGGATGTTACGGCGTTGCAGCCGCATCCCGGAGGTATCTGGGGAAGGACGTCTCCGACATCACCCTGCCGGAAGCGGCTCTCTTGGCGGCTCTCCCTAAATCACCGGGTAAATACTCCCCCTCATCCAATCCTGAAGAAGCCGAAAAAAGAAGGAACCACGTCCTCGACCGGATGGCCGAGGAAAGATTCATCAGCCGTGCAGAGGCCGAAAAGTCAAAAAAAGAGCCTGTTCCGATCCGGGTTTACCAGCCGCTCAGCAGGAACGCCCCATACTTTGTCCAGGAGGTCGTGCAGGATCTTGAATCGCGTCTCGGGAAAAAAATCCTCTATCAGGGGGGGCTCTCCATTCATACCACACTCAACCTGCGTCTGCAGACCATCGCCCAGGAGAGCCTGCGGCAGGGTCTTGAAACCGTCATCAAGCGCAACCGCCGCAAACCACACGCCCAACTGCAGGGCGCCTTGATTGCCATGGACCCGGCCAATGGACAGGTCAAGGCATTAGTCGGGGGTTATGACTTCGTATCGAGCCCGTTCGACAGGGCCTTGCATGCCAGACGCCAGCCTGGGTCCGCCTTCAAACCGATGATCTATGCCGCCGCGCTCGAGAAGGGATATCAGCCTTCGGATATCCTCATGGACACACCGCTTTCCTTCACGGACCCTCGGACCGGAAAAACCTGGGCCCCTCAGAACTACCGCCATGAGTTCACGGGACCTGTCACCCTCCGGCATGCCCTGGAGAATTCCCTGAATATCCCCACCATCCGCCTGCTCCGGAATGTGGGGATTCAAAACTGCATGGATCTGGCAAAACGCCTGGGCATAGAGGAGCCTCTGACCCCTGATCTCTCCCTGGCCCTCGGGACCTCCGAGGTCACCCTTCGGGAACTGACCGCCGCCTATGCGGCCTTCGCGGCGCAGGGGGTTTACTCCTCACCCATGCTGATTACACAGGTCTATGACCGGAACGGGCGTATACTCGAAAATCACCAGCCTGAGCAGAGGATCGCATTCGATGAAGATGCGGCTTTTCAGATGACCTATCTGCTGGAAGGGGTCGTACAGTCCGGCACCGGCAGGATCGCACGGTCGCTGAACCGCCCTGTTGCCGCCAAGACGGGAACCACGGACGATTACAGCGACGCCTGGTTCATCGGTTACTCGCCGGAGCTGGCAGCGGGGGTCTGGGTCGGGTATGACAAACGGACGCCTATCGGCCCGGGTGAAACCGGCAGCATGGC
This genomic interval from Nitrospirae bacterium CG2_30_53_67 contains the following:
- a CDS encoding glycosidase → MVLKNPVVRRYEKNPILTCDDVPYPVSTVHNAGMVKHDGRYVMLFRSHLLNGRCVIGLAESEEGYSFTVRPEPFLVPAKQGVFAEYEEYGVEDLRICAIDDEYLLTYSAYSRHGVRIALARTTDFKSVERMALISQPDMRNVVIFPQKFDGRYARLDRPHSEISPWSIHISYSPDLIHWGESRVVMKPVTYHWDELKIGPGATPFRTDQGWLHIYHGVYRTMAGAVYRLGVALHDLDDPSKVIGISDDWILQPEDPWETTGYVPNVVFTCGAVPEEDGTVKLYWGGADTVMCVGSATISDLVEMCLKHSRAAY
- a CDS encoding mannose-6-phosphate isomerase, which codes for MRIAMLSPIAWRTPPRHYGPWESVVSLLTEGLIAKGVDVTLFATADSITKGQLHAVCKGGYEENRQIEPKVWECLHISELFDRADEFDLIHNHFDFLPLTYSKLVTTPVLTTIHGFSSPRILPVYEKYNEKTFYVAISEADRSPNLNYIATIHHGIDLDGFTFVPEPEDTLLFFGRIHPEKGAKEAIEIARAAGKKLIMAGVIQDEAYFELEVKPHIDGDHVTYVGSVGPEQRDKLLGKACALLHPISFEEPFGLSIIEAMCCGTPVIAFNRGSMPELIRHGVNGFLVSNVEEAVDAVKELSAIDRSACRGFVEKNFSAERMVNDYIQVYEQILELTKREDHRPWGYYTILSDKPDHKVKRIVVYPGKRLSLQKHQRRAEHWTAVYGEGLVTLDGKQIRLNKGDSIDIPRGGVHRIENPTKENMAFIEVQMGDYFGEDDIVRIEDDFGRK